A genome region from Erigeron canadensis isolate Cc75 chromosome 3, C_canadensis_v1, whole genome shotgun sequence includes the following:
- the LOC122592429 gene encoding uncharacterized protein LOC122592429 isoform X4 yields the protein MDSYKQTFLEQDSEMKPNLTSDKKKKRKRIPKEIGESKSKDKQIMSDKPKKGSGKGKKTKLCDIYKDAEDQYMSLERAAIFLERLDEGLPKFAKCMLPSNVLYSFWLILPRKFCVMHLPDSDTTVTLVDESGKEFKTNYLLARHGLSAGWRGFTTAQRLLQGDILFFRLVQPCKLQVNIVRRYGLEAIEAAVCLMEMHPRVKRKRGPTDFEKAGEAKREKLKHKEVKEEEECELEIQAPTKAGEDIKEELKHKEVKEEEECELKNQFMVKGREDTKEELIHNEITEECELKNQTPGKVGKVKKGKLKHKSVKEGGTKKGKLQLKEVKEAEQCEQQKQTPVKATGGAKKGKTNQKEVKEEECELNNQTPVPVQTNKGKRTRRSPKKFIARFTLDLCSTQRNGEEDSEIQRVSCAAQCDNSDGPSSEVVQGSTSEITNQSQPDEVGSFKLNLDYHESNINCHTTAERIFHSSTVAT from the exons ATGGATTCTTACAAGCAAACTTTTCTGGAACAAGATTCAGag ATGAAGCCAAATCTGACATCTgacaagaagaagaaaaggaaaagaattcCTAAAGAGATTGGAGAATCCAAATCCAAAGATAAACAG ATTATGTCAGATAAGCCCAAGAAAGGTTCCGG TAAAGGGAAAAAAACGAAACTTTGTGACATTTATAAAGATGCCGAAGACCAGTACATGAGTTTAGAGCGAGCGGCAATTTTTTTAGAGCGCCTAGATGAGGGGTTACCAAAATTTGCCAAATGCATGCTCCCCTCAaatgttctttatagtttttgGTTG ATTTTACCCAGAAAATTCTGTGTTATGCATTTGCCTGACAGCGATACAACAGTTACTCTTGTGGATGAGTCTGGAAAGGAGTTTAAAACTAACTACCTTTTGGCAAGGCATGGTTTAAGTGCCGGATGGAGGGGATTTACCACTGCACAAAGGTTACTGCAGGGTGATATTCTGTTTTTCCGTCTTGTTCAACCCTGCAAGCTACAG GTTAATATAGTAAGAAGATATGGTCTCGAGGCGATAGAAGCGGCTGTTTGTTTAATGGAAATGCATCCTCGTGTTAAAAGGAAAAGAGGACCAACTGACTTTG AGAAAGCGGGGGAAGCTAAGAGAGAAAAACTTAAGCATAAAGAAGTTAAAGAAG AAGAAGAGTGTGAACTCGAGATCCAAGCCCCCACGAAAGCAGGGGAAGATATTAAAGAGGAACTTAAGCATAAAGAAGTTAAGGAAG AAGAAGAATGTGAACTCAAGAACCAATTCATGGTGAAAGGAAGGGAAGATACGAAAGAAGAACTTATACATAATGAAATTACGGAAG AATGTGAACTAAAGAACCAAACCCCGGGGAAAGTAGGGAAAGTTAAGAAAGGAAAACTCAAGCATAAGTCAGTCAAGGAAG GGGGAACAAAGAAAGGAAAACTTCAGCTTAAAGAAGTTAAGGAAG CAGAACAATGTGAACAACAGAAGCAAACCCCAGTGAAAGCAACAGGGGGAGCCAAGAAAGGAAAAACtaatcaaaaagaagttaaGGAAG AAGAATGTGAACTTAATAACCAAACCCCAGTGCCTGTACAAACAAATAAAGGCAAGAGAACACGTAGAAGTCCGAAGAAGTTTATAGCAAGATTTACACTAGATCTTTGTTCAACTCAAAGGAATGGTGAAGAAGATAGTGAAATTCAAAGGGTATCGTGTGCTGCCCAATGTGATAATAGTGATGGCCCGAGCTCAGAAGTTGTGCAAG GCTCAACTTCAGAAATTACCAACCAGTCACAACCTGATGAAGTCGGGAGCTTCAAACTGAATCTGGATTATCATGAGAGCAACATCAACTGTCATACAACTGCAGAAAGAATATTTCATTCTTCTACCGTGGCCACATAA
- the LOC122592429 gene encoding uncharacterized protein LOC122592429 isoform X5 gives MDSYKQTFLEQDSEMKPNLTSDKKKKRKRIPKEIGESKSKDKQIMSDKPKKGSGKGKKTKLCDIYKDAEDQYMSLERAAIFLERLDEGLPKFAKCMLPSNVLYSFWLILPRKFCVMHLPDSDTTVTLVDESGKEFKTNYLLARHGLSAGWRGFTTAQRLLQGDILFFRLVQPCKLQVNIVRRYGLEAIEAAVCLMEMHPRVKRKRGPTDFEKAGEAKREKLKHKEVKEEECELEIQAPTKAGEDIKEELKHKEVKEEEECELKNQFMVKGREDTKEELIHNEITEEECELKNQTPGKVGKVKKGKLKHKSVKEGGTKKGKLQLKEVKEAEQCEQQKQTPVKATGGAKKGKTNQKEVKEEECELNNQTPVPVQTNKGKRTRRSPKKFIARFTLDLCSTQRNGEEDSEIQRVSCAAQCDNSDGPSSEVVQGSTSEITNQSQPDEVGSFKLNLDYHESNINCHTTAERIFHSSTVAT, from the exons ATGGATTCTTACAAGCAAACTTTTCTGGAACAAGATTCAGag ATGAAGCCAAATCTGACATCTgacaagaagaagaaaaggaaaagaattcCTAAAGAGATTGGAGAATCCAAATCCAAAGATAAACAG ATTATGTCAGATAAGCCCAAGAAAGGTTCCGG TAAAGGGAAAAAAACGAAACTTTGTGACATTTATAAAGATGCCGAAGACCAGTACATGAGTTTAGAGCGAGCGGCAATTTTTTTAGAGCGCCTAGATGAGGGGTTACCAAAATTTGCCAAATGCATGCTCCCCTCAaatgttctttatagtttttgGTTG ATTTTACCCAGAAAATTCTGTGTTATGCATTTGCCTGACAGCGATACAACAGTTACTCTTGTGGATGAGTCTGGAAAGGAGTTTAAAACTAACTACCTTTTGGCAAGGCATGGTTTAAGTGCCGGATGGAGGGGATTTACCACTGCACAAAGGTTACTGCAGGGTGATATTCTGTTTTTCCGTCTTGTTCAACCCTGCAAGCTACAG GTTAATATAGTAAGAAGATATGGTCTCGAGGCGATAGAAGCGGCTGTTTGTTTAATGGAAATGCATCCTCGTGTTAAAAGGAAAAGAGGACCAACTGACTTTG AGAAAGCGGGGGAAGCTAAGAGAGAAAAACTTAAGCATAAAGAAGTTAAAGAAG AAGAGTGTGAACTCGAGATCCAAGCCCCCACGAAAGCAGGGGAAGATATTAAAGAGGAACTTAAGCATAAAGAAGTTAAGGAAG AAGAAGAATGTGAACTCAAGAACCAATTCATGGTGAAAGGAAGGGAAGATACGAAAGAAGAACTTATACATAATGAAATTACGGAAG AAGAATGTGAACTAAAGAACCAAACCCCGGGGAAAGTAGGGAAAGTTAAGAAAGGAAAACTCAAGCATAAGTCAGTCAAGGAAG GGGGAACAAAGAAAGGAAAACTTCAGCTTAAAGAAGTTAAGGAAG CAGAACAATGTGAACAACAGAAGCAAACCCCAGTGAAAGCAACAGGGGGAGCCAAGAAAGGAAAAACtaatcaaaaagaagttaaGGAAG AAGAATGTGAACTTAATAACCAAACCCCAGTGCCTGTACAAACAAATAAAGGCAAGAGAACACGTAGAAGTCCGAAGAAGTTTATAGCAAGATTTACACTAGATCTTTGTTCAACTCAAAGGAATGGTGAAGAAGATAGTGAAATTCAAAGGGTATCGTGTGCTGCCCAATGTGATAATAGTGATGGCCCGAGCTCAGAAGTTGTGCAAG GCTCAACTTCAGAAATTACCAACCAGTCACAACCTGATGAAGTCGGGAGCTTCAAACTGAATCTGGATTATCATGAGAGCAACATCAACTGTCATACAACTGCAGAAAGAATATTTCATTCTTCTACCGTGGCCACATAA
- the LOC122592429 gene encoding uncharacterized protein LOC122592429 isoform X1 — MDSYKQTFLEQDSEMKPNLTSDKKKKRKRIPKEIGESKSKDKQIMSDKPKKGSGKGKKTKLCDIYKDAEDQYMSLERAAIFLERLDEGLPKFAKCMLPSNVLYSFWLILPRKFCVMHLPDSDTTVTLVDESGKEFKTNYLLARHGLSAGWRGFTTAQRLLQGDILFFRLVQPCKLQVNIVRRYGLEAIEAAVCLMEMHPRVKRKRGPTDFEKAGEAKREKLKHKEVKEEEECELEIQAPTKAGEDIKEELKHKEVKEEEECELKNQFMVKGREDTKEELIHNEITEEECELKNQTPGKVGKVKKGKLKHKSVKEGGTKKGKLQLKEVKEAEQCEQQKQTPVKATGGAKKGKTNQKEVKEEECELNNQTPVPVQTNKGKRTRRSPKKFIARFTLDLCSTQRNGEEDSEIQRVSCAAQCDNSDGPSSEVVQGSTSEITNQSQPDEVGSFKLNLDYHESNINCHTTAERIFHSSTVAT; from the exons ATGGATTCTTACAAGCAAACTTTTCTGGAACAAGATTCAGag ATGAAGCCAAATCTGACATCTgacaagaagaagaaaaggaaaagaattcCTAAAGAGATTGGAGAATCCAAATCCAAAGATAAACAG ATTATGTCAGATAAGCCCAAGAAAGGTTCCGG TAAAGGGAAAAAAACGAAACTTTGTGACATTTATAAAGATGCCGAAGACCAGTACATGAGTTTAGAGCGAGCGGCAATTTTTTTAGAGCGCCTAGATGAGGGGTTACCAAAATTTGCCAAATGCATGCTCCCCTCAaatgttctttatagtttttgGTTG ATTTTACCCAGAAAATTCTGTGTTATGCATTTGCCTGACAGCGATACAACAGTTACTCTTGTGGATGAGTCTGGAAAGGAGTTTAAAACTAACTACCTTTTGGCAAGGCATGGTTTAAGTGCCGGATGGAGGGGATTTACCACTGCACAAAGGTTACTGCAGGGTGATATTCTGTTTTTCCGTCTTGTTCAACCCTGCAAGCTACAG GTTAATATAGTAAGAAGATATGGTCTCGAGGCGATAGAAGCGGCTGTTTGTTTAATGGAAATGCATCCTCGTGTTAAAAGGAAAAGAGGACCAACTGACTTTG AGAAAGCGGGGGAAGCTAAGAGAGAAAAACTTAAGCATAAAGAAGTTAAAGAAG AAGAAGAGTGTGAACTCGAGATCCAAGCCCCCACGAAAGCAGGGGAAGATATTAAAGAGGAACTTAAGCATAAAGAAGTTAAGGAAG AAGAAGAATGTGAACTCAAGAACCAATTCATGGTGAAAGGAAGGGAAGATACGAAAGAAGAACTTATACATAATGAAATTACGGAAG AAGAATGTGAACTAAAGAACCAAACCCCGGGGAAAGTAGGGAAAGTTAAGAAAGGAAAACTCAAGCATAAGTCAGTCAAGGAAG GGGGAACAAAGAAAGGAAAACTTCAGCTTAAAGAAGTTAAGGAAG CAGAACAATGTGAACAACAGAAGCAAACCCCAGTGAAAGCAACAGGGGGAGCCAAGAAAGGAAAAACtaatcaaaaagaagttaaGGAAG AAGAATGTGAACTTAATAACCAAACCCCAGTGCCTGTACAAACAAATAAAGGCAAGAGAACACGTAGAAGTCCGAAGAAGTTTATAGCAAGATTTACACTAGATCTTTGTTCAACTCAAAGGAATGGTGAAGAAGATAGTGAAATTCAAAGGGTATCGTGTGCTGCCCAATGTGATAATAGTGATGGCCCGAGCTCAGAAGTTGTGCAAG GCTCAACTTCAGAAATTACCAACCAGTCACAACCTGATGAAGTCGGGAGCTTCAAACTGAATCTGGATTATCATGAGAGCAACATCAACTGTCATACAACTGCAGAAAGAATATTTCATTCTTCTACCGTGGCCACATAA
- the LOC122592429 gene encoding uncharacterized protein LOC122592429 isoform X3, which translates to MDSYKQTFLEQDSEMKPNLTSDKKKKRKRIPKEIGESKSKDKQIMSDKPKKGSGKGKKTKLCDIYKDAEDQYMSLERAAIFLERLDEGLPKFAKCMLPSNVLYSFWLILPRKFCVMHLPDSDTTVTLVDESGKEFKTNYLLARHGLSAGWRGFTTAQRLLQGDILFFRLVQPCKLQVNIVRRYGLEAIEAAVCLMEMHPRVKRKRGPTDFEKAGEAKREKLKHKEVKEEEECELEIQAPTKAGEDIKEELKHKEVKEEEECELKNQFMVKGREDTKEELIHNEITEEECELKNQTPGKVGKVKKGKLKHKSVKEGGTKKGKLQLKEVKEAEQCEQQKQTPVKATGGAKKGKTNQKEVKEECELNNQTPVPVQTNKGKRTRRSPKKFIARFTLDLCSTQRNGEEDSEIQRVSCAAQCDNSDGPSSEVVQGSTSEITNQSQPDEVGSFKLNLDYHESNINCHTTAERIFHSSTVAT; encoded by the exons ATGGATTCTTACAAGCAAACTTTTCTGGAACAAGATTCAGag ATGAAGCCAAATCTGACATCTgacaagaagaagaaaaggaaaagaattcCTAAAGAGATTGGAGAATCCAAATCCAAAGATAAACAG ATTATGTCAGATAAGCCCAAGAAAGGTTCCGG TAAAGGGAAAAAAACGAAACTTTGTGACATTTATAAAGATGCCGAAGACCAGTACATGAGTTTAGAGCGAGCGGCAATTTTTTTAGAGCGCCTAGATGAGGGGTTACCAAAATTTGCCAAATGCATGCTCCCCTCAaatgttctttatagtttttgGTTG ATTTTACCCAGAAAATTCTGTGTTATGCATTTGCCTGACAGCGATACAACAGTTACTCTTGTGGATGAGTCTGGAAAGGAGTTTAAAACTAACTACCTTTTGGCAAGGCATGGTTTAAGTGCCGGATGGAGGGGATTTACCACTGCACAAAGGTTACTGCAGGGTGATATTCTGTTTTTCCGTCTTGTTCAACCCTGCAAGCTACAG GTTAATATAGTAAGAAGATATGGTCTCGAGGCGATAGAAGCGGCTGTTTGTTTAATGGAAATGCATCCTCGTGTTAAAAGGAAAAGAGGACCAACTGACTTTG AGAAAGCGGGGGAAGCTAAGAGAGAAAAACTTAAGCATAAAGAAGTTAAAGAAG AAGAAGAGTGTGAACTCGAGATCCAAGCCCCCACGAAAGCAGGGGAAGATATTAAAGAGGAACTTAAGCATAAAGAAGTTAAGGAAG AAGAAGAATGTGAACTCAAGAACCAATTCATGGTGAAAGGAAGGGAAGATACGAAAGAAGAACTTATACATAATGAAATTACGGAAG AAGAATGTGAACTAAAGAACCAAACCCCGGGGAAAGTAGGGAAAGTTAAGAAAGGAAAACTCAAGCATAAGTCAGTCAAGGAAG GGGGAACAAAGAAAGGAAAACTTCAGCTTAAAGAAGTTAAGGAAG CAGAACAATGTGAACAACAGAAGCAAACCCCAGTGAAAGCAACAGGGGGAGCCAAGAAAGGAAAAACtaatcaaaaagaagttaaGGAAG AATGTGAACTTAATAACCAAACCCCAGTGCCTGTACAAACAAATAAAGGCAAGAGAACACGTAGAAGTCCGAAGAAGTTTATAGCAAGATTTACACTAGATCTTTGTTCAACTCAAAGGAATGGTGAAGAAGATAGTGAAATTCAAAGGGTATCGTGTGCTGCCCAATGTGATAATAGTGATGGCCCGAGCTCAGAAGTTGTGCAAG GCTCAACTTCAGAAATTACCAACCAGTCACAACCTGATGAAGTCGGGAGCTTCAAACTGAATCTGGATTATCATGAGAGCAACATCAACTGTCATACAACTGCAGAAAGAATATTTCATTCTTCTACCGTGGCCACATAA
- the LOC122592429 gene encoding uncharacterized protein LOC122592429 isoform X2 — protein sequence MDSYKQTFLEQDSEMKPNLTSDKKKKRKRIPKEIGESKSKDKQIMSDKPKKGSGKGKKTKLCDIYKDAEDQYMSLERAAIFLERLDEGLPKFAKCMLPSNVLYSFWLILPRKFCVMHLPDSDTTVTLVDESGKEFKTNYLLARHGLSAGWRGFTTAQRLLQGDILFFRLVQPCKLQVNIVRRYGLEAIEAAVCLMEMHPRVKRKRGPTDFEKAGEAKREKLKHKEVKEEEECELEIQAPTKAGEDIKEELKHKEVKEEEECELKNQFMVKGREDTKEELIHNEITEEECELKNQTPGKVGKVKKGKLKHKSVKEGGTKKGKLQLKEVKEEQCEQQKQTPVKATGGAKKGKTNQKEVKEEECELNNQTPVPVQTNKGKRTRRSPKKFIARFTLDLCSTQRNGEEDSEIQRVSCAAQCDNSDGPSSEVVQGSTSEITNQSQPDEVGSFKLNLDYHESNINCHTTAERIFHSSTVAT from the exons ATGGATTCTTACAAGCAAACTTTTCTGGAACAAGATTCAGag ATGAAGCCAAATCTGACATCTgacaagaagaagaaaaggaaaagaattcCTAAAGAGATTGGAGAATCCAAATCCAAAGATAAACAG ATTATGTCAGATAAGCCCAAGAAAGGTTCCGG TAAAGGGAAAAAAACGAAACTTTGTGACATTTATAAAGATGCCGAAGACCAGTACATGAGTTTAGAGCGAGCGGCAATTTTTTTAGAGCGCCTAGATGAGGGGTTACCAAAATTTGCCAAATGCATGCTCCCCTCAaatgttctttatagtttttgGTTG ATTTTACCCAGAAAATTCTGTGTTATGCATTTGCCTGACAGCGATACAACAGTTACTCTTGTGGATGAGTCTGGAAAGGAGTTTAAAACTAACTACCTTTTGGCAAGGCATGGTTTAAGTGCCGGATGGAGGGGATTTACCACTGCACAAAGGTTACTGCAGGGTGATATTCTGTTTTTCCGTCTTGTTCAACCCTGCAAGCTACAG GTTAATATAGTAAGAAGATATGGTCTCGAGGCGATAGAAGCGGCTGTTTGTTTAATGGAAATGCATCCTCGTGTTAAAAGGAAAAGAGGACCAACTGACTTTG AGAAAGCGGGGGAAGCTAAGAGAGAAAAACTTAAGCATAAAGAAGTTAAAGAAG AAGAAGAGTGTGAACTCGAGATCCAAGCCCCCACGAAAGCAGGGGAAGATATTAAAGAGGAACTTAAGCATAAAGAAGTTAAGGAAG AAGAAGAATGTGAACTCAAGAACCAATTCATGGTGAAAGGAAGGGAAGATACGAAAGAAGAACTTATACATAATGAAATTACGGAAG AAGAATGTGAACTAAAGAACCAAACCCCGGGGAAAGTAGGGAAAGTTAAGAAAGGAAAACTCAAGCATAAGTCAGTCAAGGAAG GGGGAACAAAGAAAGGAAAACTTCAGCTTAAAGAAGTTAAGGAAG AACAATGTGAACAACAGAAGCAAACCCCAGTGAAAGCAACAGGGGGAGCCAAGAAAGGAAAAACtaatcaaaaagaagttaaGGAAG AAGAATGTGAACTTAATAACCAAACCCCAGTGCCTGTACAAACAAATAAAGGCAAGAGAACACGTAGAAGTCCGAAGAAGTTTATAGCAAGATTTACACTAGATCTTTGTTCAACTCAAAGGAATGGTGAAGAAGATAGTGAAATTCAAAGGGTATCGTGTGCTGCCCAATGTGATAATAGTGATGGCCCGAGCTCAGAAGTTGTGCAAG GCTCAACTTCAGAAATTACCAACCAGTCACAACCTGATGAAGTCGGGAGCTTCAAACTGAATCTGGATTATCATGAGAGCAACATCAACTGTCATACAACTGCAGAAAGAATATTTCATTCTTCTACCGTGGCCACATAA
- the LOC122592429 gene encoding uncharacterized protein LOC122592429 isoform X6: MDSYKQTFLEQDSEMKPNLTSDKKKKRKRIPKEIGESKSKDKQIMSDKPKKGSGKGKKTKLCDIYKDAEDQYMSLERAAIFLERLDEGLPKFAKCMLPSNVLYSFWLILPRKFCVMHLPDSDTTVTLVDESGKEFKTNYLLARHGLSAGWRGFTTAQRLLQGDILFFRLVQPCKLQVNIVRRYGLEAIEAAVCLMEMHPRVKRKRGPTDFEKAGEAKREKLKHKEVKEEEECELEIQAPTKAGEDIKEELKHKEVKEEEECELKNQFMVKGREDTKEELIHNEITEEECELKNQTPGKVGKVKKGKLKHKSVKEGGTKKGKLQLKEVKEEQCEQQKQTPVKATGGAKKGKTNQKEVKEECELNNQTPVPVQTNKGKRTRRSPKKFIARFTLDLCSTQRNGEEDSEIQRVSCAAQCDNSDGPSSEVVQGSTSEITNQSQPDEVGSFKLNLDYHESNINCHTTAERIFHSSTVAT, from the exons ATGGATTCTTACAAGCAAACTTTTCTGGAACAAGATTCAGag ATGAAGCCAAATCTGACATCTgacaagaagaagaaaaggaaaagaattcCTAAAGAGATTGGAGAATCCAAATCCAAAGATAAACAG ATTATGTCAGATAAGCCCAAGAAAGGTTCCGG TAAAGGGAAAAAAACGAAACTTTGTGACATTTATAAAGATGCCGAAGACCAGTACATGAGTTTAGAGCGAGCGGCAATTTTTTTAGAGCGCCTAGATGAGGGGTTACCAAAATTTGCCAAATGCATGCTCCCCTCAaatgttctttatagtttttgGTTG ATTTTACCCAGAAAATTCTGTGTTATGCATTTGCCTGACAGCGATACAACAGTTACTCTTGTGGATGAGTCTGGAAAGGAGTTTAAAACTAACTACCTTTTGGCAAGGCATGGTTTAAGTGCCGGATGGAGGGGATTTACCACTGCACAAAGGTTACTGCAGGGTGATATTCTGTTTTTCCGTCTTGTTCAACCCTGCAAGCTACAG GTTAATATAGTAAGAAGATATGGTCTCGAGGCGATAGAAGCGGCTGTTTGTTTAATGGAAATGCATCCTCGTGTTAAAAGGAAAAGAGGACCAACTGACTTTG AGAAAGCGGGGGAAGCTAAGAGAGAAAAACTTAAGCATAAAGAAGTTAAAGAAG AAGAAGAGTGTGAACTCGAGATCCAAGCCCCCACGAAAGCAGGGGAAGATATTAAAGAGGAACTTAAGCATAAAGAAGTTAAGGAAG AAGAAGAATGTGAACTCAAGAACCAATTCATGGTGAAAGGAAGGGAAGATACGAAAGAAGAACTTATACATAATGAAATTACGGAAG AAGAATGTGAACTAAAGAACCAAACCCCGGGGAAAGTAGGGAAAGTTAAGAAAGGAAAACTCAAGCATAAGTCAGTCAAGGAAG GGGGAACAAAGAAAGGAAAACTTCAGCTTAAAGAAGTTAAGGAAG AACAATGTGAACAACAGAAGCAAACCCCAGTGAAAGCAACAGGGGGAGCCAAGAAAGGAAAAACtaatcaaaaagaagttaaGGAAG AATGTGAACTTAATAACCAAACCCCAGTGCCTGTACAAACAAATAAAGGCAAGAGAACACGTAGAAGTCCGAAGAAGTTTATAGCAAGATTTACACTAGATCTTTGTTCAACTCAAAGGAATGGTGAAGAAGATAGTGAAATTCAAAGGGTATCGTGTGCTGCCCAATGTGATAATAGTGATGGCCCGAGCTCAGAAGTTGTGCAAG GCTCAACTTCAGAAATTACCAACCAGTCACAACCTGATGAAGTCGGGAGCTTCAAACTGAATCTGGATTATCATGAGAGCAACATCAACTGTCATACAACTGCAGAAAGAATATTTCATTCTTCTACCGTGGCCACATAA
- the LOC122592429 gene encoding uncharacterized protein LOC122592429 isoform X7 codes for MDSYKQTFLEQDSEMKPNLTSDKKKKRKRIPKEIGESKSKDKQIMSDKPKKGSGKGKKTKLCDIYKDAEDQYMSLERAAIFLERLDEGLPKFAKCMLPSNVLYSFWLILPRKFCVMHLPDSDTTVTLVDESGKEFKTNYLLARHGLSAGWRGFTTAQRLLQGDILFFRLVQPCKLQVNIVRRYGLEAIEAAVCLMEMHPRVKRKRGPTDFEKAGEAKREKLKHKEVKEEEECELEIQAPTKAGEDIKEELKHKEVKEEEECELKNQFMVKGREDTKEELIHNEITEEECELKNQTPGKVGKVKKGKLKHKSVKEGGTKKGKLQLKEVKEECELNNQTPVPVQTNKGKRTRRSPKKFIARFTLDLCSTQRNGEEDSEIQRVSCAAQCDNSDGPSSEVVQGSTSEITNQSQPDEVGSFKLNLDYHESNINCHTTAERIFHSSTVAT; via the exons ATGGATTCTTACAAGCAAACTTTTCTGGAACAAGATTCAGag ATGAAGCCAAATCTGACATCTgacaagaagaagaaaaggaaaagaattcCTAAAGAGATTGGAGAATCCAAATCCAAAGATAAACAG ATTATGTCAGATAAGCCCAAGAAAGGTTCCGG TAAAGGGAAAAAAACGAAACTTTGTGACATTTATAAAGATGCCGAAGACCAGTACATGAGTTTAGAGCGAGCGGCAATTTTTTTAGAGCGCCTAGATGAGGGGTTACCAAAATTTGCCAAATGCATGCTCCCCTCAaatgttctttatagtttttgGTTG ATTTTACCCAGAAAATTCTGTGTTATGCATTTGCCTGACAGCGATACAACAGTTACTCTTGTGGATGAGTCTGGAAAGGAGTTTAAAACTAACTACCTTTTGGCAAGGCATGGTTTAAGTGCCGGATGGAGGGGATTTACCACTGCACAAAGGTTACTGCAGGGTGATATTCTGTTTTTCCGTCTTGTTCAACCCTGCAAGCTACAG GTTAATATAGTAAGAAGATATGGTCTCGAGGCGATAGAAGCGGCTGTTTGTTTAATGGAAATGCATCCTCGTGTTAAAAGGAAAAGAGGACCAACTGACTTTG AGAAAGCGGGGGAAGCTAAGAGAGAAAAACTTAAGCATAAAGAAGTTAAAGAAG AAGAAGAGTGTGAACTCGAGATCCAAGCCCCCACGAAAGCAGGGGAAGATATTAAAGAGGAACTTAAGCATAAAGAAGTTAAGGAAG AAGAAGAATGTGAACTCAAGAACCAATTCATGGTGAAAGGAAGGGAAGATACGAAAGAAGAACTTATACATAATGAAATTACGGAAG AAGAATGTGAACTAAAGAACCAAACCCCGGGGAAAGTAGGGAAAGTTAAGAAAGGAAAACTCAAGCATAAGTCAGTCAAGGAAG GGGGAACAAAGAAAGGAAAACTTCAGCTTAAAGAAGTTAAGGAAG AATGTGAACTTAATAACCAAACCCCAGTGCCTGTACAAACAAATAAAGGCAAGAGAACACGTAGAAGTCCGAAGAAGTTTATAGCAAGATTTACACTAGATCTTTGTTCAACTCAAAGGAATGGTGAAGAAGATAGTGAAATTCAAAGGGTATCGTGTGCTGCCCAATGTGATAATAGTGATGGCCCGAGCTCAGAAGTTGTGCAAG GCTCAACTTCAGAAATTACCAACCAGTCACAACCTGATGAAGTCGGGAGCTTCAAACTGAATCTGGATTATCATGAGAGCAACATCAACTGTCATACAACTGCAGAAAGAATATTTCATTCTTCTACCGTGGCCACATAA